In one Amyelois transitella isolate CPQ chromosome 22, ilAmyTran1.1, whole genome shotgun sequence genomic region, the following are encoded:
- the LOC132903189 gene encoding myrosinase 1-like produces MVPYSVIFTLILLTSYVSVSTSKASDGMRHDVRHFPDGFLFGTATASYQIEGAWNEDGKSENIWDHMTHENPCVIDDCSNGDIADDSYHQYKRDVEMMRELGLHYYRFSLSWSRILPTSFPDKINEAGVAYYNNLINEMLKYNIEPMVTLYHWDLPQKLQELGGWANPHIVDWFGDYARIAFELFGDRVKYWITMNEPREVCYQGYGYTTKAPRLNIHGIAEYMCAKNLLVAHAKAYHIYDEEYRALYGGTIGITLSITWHEPESEDDAQAAEDENQFEWGIYVHPVFSVTGDFPPVMKEKIAAKSAAQGFARSRLPEFTAEEIEYVRGSSDFLGMNYYTAYLVYRNESVYSAHAVPSFYDDMDCVRYQPANWEGGASKWLKKVSWSFYKSLMKIKEDYNNPIVYITENGYSTTGGLDDDDRILYIREYIDAMLDAIEDGANVQAYTAWSLMDNFEWMQGYTERFGLYEVDYQSPERTRTPRKSAFIFKEMVRSHALDWHYEPDTTVMTIDEGH; encoded by the exons ATGGTGCCTTATTCGGTAATATT tactttaattttattgacatcATACGTCTCGGTATCAACATCGAAGGCGTCAGATGGAATGCGACATGATGTAAGGCATTTCCCCGACGGGTTTCTGTTCGGCACCGCCACTGCTTCTTATCAAATTGAAGGAGCTTGGAATGAAGACG GAAAATCGGAAAATATTTGGGATCATATGACACACGAAAACCCTTGCGTTATAGATGACTGTTCTAACGGAGACATAGCTGACGATTCCTATCATCAGTACAAAAGAGATGTAGAGATGATGAGGGAGTTGGGACTCCATTACTACAGATTCTCACTTTCTTGGTCAAGAATTCTACCTACGAGCTTTCCAGATAAGATAAATGAGGCTGGAGTAGCTTACTATAACAATCTGATCAATGAGATGctaaaatacaatattgaaCCAATGGTCACCTTGTACCATTGGGATTTACCACAAAAATTACAGGAGCTTGGCGGATGGGCTAACCCCCATATTGTTGACTGGTTCGGGGACTACGCTCGCATAGCCTTTGAACTTTTCGGAGACAGAGTCAAATATTGGATTACAATGAATGAACCACGCGAGGTTTGCTATCAAGGATATGGTTATACTACCAAAGCACCAAGATTGAATATTCATGGAATTGCGGAATATATGTGTGCTAAGAATTTGCTTGTTGCCCATGCTAAAGCGTATCATATCTATGACGAAGAGTATAGGGCTTTGTATGGCGGTACTATTGGTATTACTTTGAGTATTACATGGCACGAGCCAGAGTCTGAAGATGATGCCCAGGCTGCTGAAGATGAAAATCAGTTTGAG tggGGAATATATGTTCATCCAGTATTTTCAGTAACTGGAGATTTTCCACCGGTGATGAAAGAAAAAATCGCAGCCAAAAGTGCTGCTCAAGGTTTCGCTAGATCTAGACTACCCGAATTTACCGCAGAAGAAATCGAGTACGTACGAGGAAGTTCTGATTTCCTTGGTATGAACTACTATACCGCTTACTTGGTATACAGAAATGAGTCTGTATATTCAGCTCACGCAGTACCATCGTTTTATGATGATATGGACTGTGTAAGATACCAGCCAGCTAATTGGGAAGGTGGAGCTTCAAAGTGGTTAAAG AAAGTCTCGTGGAGTTTCTACAAAAGTCTGATGAAAATTAAGGAGGACTACAACAATCCTATCGTATACATTACTGAGAATGGTTACTCAACAACTGGCGGTTTAGATGATGATGATCGCATTCTTTACATTAGAGAGTATATTGACGCTATGCTGGATGCCATTGAAGATGGAGCTAATGTCCAGGCATACACTGCCTGGAGTCTCATGGATAACTTCGAGTGGATGCAAGGATACAC GGAAAGGTTTGGCCTGTACGAGGTAGACTATCAGAGTCCAGAGAGAACGCGTACTCCTCGCAAATCCGCTTTCATATTCAAAGAGATGGTTCGGAGTCATGCCTTGGACTGGCATTACGAACCTGACACTACGGTCATGACAATTGATGAGGGACATTGA
- the LOC106134137 gene encoding myrosinase 1, producing MWAFCFILLTSYATLSECKAAAGKRHDVRHFPDGFLFGTSTAAYQIEGAWDEDGKSENIWDHLTHEDPCATKDCSNGDIADDSYHQYKRDVEMLRELGLDFYRFSLSWSRLLPTSFPDKINEAGVAYYNNLINEMLKYNIEPMVTLYHWDLPQKLQDLGGWANPNIVDWFGDYARIAFELFGDRVKYWITMNEPREVCYQGYGFVSMAPRLNIQGVAEYMCAKNLLVAHARAYHIYDEEFRALYGGTIGITLSTSWYEPESEREVEAAEDTTQFEWGQYAHPIFSESGDFPPVMKEKIAAKSTAQGFYRSRLPEFTPEEIEYVRGSSDFFGLNHYTSYLVYRNESVYTANEIPSYYDDMESMVYQPNHWDGSASEWLKKTSWGFYNLLMKIKNDYNNPIIYITENGFSTTSGLDDDDRILYYREYLDAMLDAIEGGAHVEAYTAWSLMDNFEWLAGYTARFGLYEVDFGSPERTRTPRKSAFVYKEIVRSRSLDWHYESDSTSMTIDEGH from the exons ATGTGGGCTTT ttgttttattttattaacatcgtATGCGACACTGTCGGAATGTAAGGCAGCTGCTGGAAAGAGACATGACGTAAGACATTTCCCAGATGGGTTCCTGTTCGGGACCTCAACTGCCGCTTATCAAATCGAAGGAGCTTGGGACGAAGATG GCAAATCCGAAAATATTTGGGATCATTTGACACACGAAGATCCTTGCGCTACAAAAGACTGCTCAAATGGAGACATAGCTGACGATTCATATCATCAGTACAAAAGAGATGTAGAGATGTTAAGGGAGTTGGGACTAGATTTTTACAGATTTTCTCTTTCATGGTCAAGACTTCTGCCTACAAGTTTCCCTGACAAAATTAATGAAGCTGGTGTAGCCTATTACAACAATCTAATCAATGAGATGcttaaatacaatattgaaCCAATGGTGACCTTGTACCACTGGGATTTACcacaaaaattacaagatCTTGGCGGATGGGCTAACCCGAATATTGTTGACTGGTTCGGGGACTACGCTCGTATAGCTTTTGAACTTTTTGGAGACAGAGTCAAATATTGGATTACAATGAATGAACCACGCGAAGTCTGCTATCAAGGATATGGTTTTGTTTCTATGGCACCTAGACTAAACATTCAAGGTGTTGCTGAATACATGTGTGCTAAGAATTTACTAGTAGCCCACGCTAGAGCGTATCATATCTATGACGAAGAATTTAGGGCTTTGTATGGTGGTACTATTGGTATTACTTTGAGTACTTCATGGTATGAGCCTGAGTCTGAGAGAGAGGTTGAAGCTGCCGAAGATACAACCCAGTTTGAG TGGGGTCAGTATGCTCATCCGATATTTTCAGAATCTGGTGATTTCCCACCAGTAATGAAGGAGAAAATAGCAGCTAAAAGTACTGCTCAAGGTTTCTATAGATCCAGGTTACCTGAATTTACTCCAGAAGAAATCGAATATGTGAGAGGAAGCTCTGATTTCTTTGGACTAAATCATTACACTTCTTACTTAGTTTATAGAAATGAGTCTGTTTATACTGCCAACGAAATTCCATCATATTATGATGATATGGAGTCTATGGTCTACCAGCCAAATCATTGGGATGGGTCTGCTTCGGAGTGGTTAAAG AAAACCTCTTGGggattttacaatttgctGATGAAAATCAAGAACGATTACAACAAtcctattatttatataactgaAAATGGCTTCTCTACGACTAGTGGTTTAGATGACGATGATCGAATACTTTACTATAGGGAATATCTTGACGCCATGTTGGATGCGATTGAAGGCGGCGCTCACGTAGAAGCATACACCGCCTGGAGCCTCATGGACAACTTCGAGTGGTTAGCTGGATATAc AGCAAGATTTGGTCTATATGAAGTAGACTTCGGAAGTCCAGAGAGAACACGTACACCTCGCAAATCGGCTTTTGTCTACAAGGAAATTGTGCGCAGTCGCTCACTGGACTGGCACTACGAATCCGACTCTACTTCTATGACAATTGACGAGGGACATTAA